The DNA window AAAAGTGCCACGCCTGGGGGTGGCGAGCTGTCCCCCGCTTCATCCTGGGTGTCCTCTGCCTCCTTTACTTCAGCTCCCTGCCCTTCGGCATCTACCTCCTGCTCATTGAGCACCACAGCCTGGGCATCATCCTGGTCAGCCTTGTGCCCtccaccctcctcctctgcatTGTCTACAGCCTCTGCCAGTGCCTGTGCCTGGAAGTCTTTGGGTTCCCCCACTCCTGACCCTGCCAGGCCAACCCCTGTGCCTGTGCCAAGGAGGGTTTGGGTTCCTTGGAGTGTTGTCCCTTGGGGTACAGGTGTTCCCTGATCCACAGCATGCTCTGCCTGGACCACAGGGAGAAGCTCAGCGCCTGGTGCCTTCCCATGCAGAACAGCACTGGAATTTCCATGTGGGAGCCTACACCTGagtggctgcaggagctcaTTGCAGCCTACAAGCATTTGGGCTGGACCCTcagctcctcatcctcctcttccacaGCGGAcaaagagcaggagctgggctgagagcagagcagcagccggGAGACTAATCCCAACTGAGGCAGGGCGGGTGCTGGGCACTGAGCGCCGCGGTCGGAGGGACCCCGGCAGGAGAGGGACGGGCAGAGCCCGGGGGCTCCTGCGGCCGAACCGGCCCCAGCACGGCTCCGTGTCCATAGTGTAAATAGTTCTGTCCGTGGCGCCCACGCTCCTGGCGGGGCTGCTCCCATCGCATCCGTGTTCTTTTCCCATGTGTGAGTCCCGTGTTTGCCCACACTGTgtcctggagagggaaggagcagaggagaggagttTCTTTGGTGTGTAAAGACGTCTTTGCAGCTGTTTTGTAGTCGTTGTGGTTTTTATGCGAAGCCTCTGGGCTTTATTTAACCtccttgggttttgttttgtaaggaTTAATTTAACACCGCTAAccattttattacttttatcaAGAAGAGCAAAGTCTATTTTTACTCTCTGCCTTGGACCTACCCTGTTCCCCAGGGACTGCTCGCAGCACCACTGGCACTAAAGttccccacatccctgctggCACATCTGCATCCCTACCAGCATCCCCACCGACACGCCACATCCCTGccagcacccccagcagcacccacaccAGACAGGCAACACCAGGAGGCCCAAGACAGTCATGTTTATTATCACTCTGTGTCCTTCCCTGCCCACATCTCCCACTCTTCTTGGCTGGGCAGCTGACAGGTCCCATGTCCGTCTGTCCAGCCATGCCCTTTGGGACAAAACATGACCACCCCAGCCCTACGCCTGCTCCAGGACCACTGGCAACCCCGGCGGACACCCGTCCTTGTCAGGGGGAGATGCCAGCATCGCCTCCACACTCCAGATCTTGGGTTTCTGGGGCTGcttgccctgcccagggcttgGCCCTACTTCAGGGCTGCCCCCACACCCATCCTGCACGGAGGTGGAACTGGGAATGGGTTCAGCAGCTGGTGGGACCCCTTCGCCCTCGCTGTCTTCACCGTCCGAGGTGCTGCGCGCGGCCCAGCCCGCCTTGTTCTCCTTCTTGAGGCGCCGGCGGGCGTTGGCAAACCAAGTGGAGACCTGGGTGAGGCTCATCCGGCTGACCACAGCCAGCATCACCTTCTCCCCCTTGCTGGGGTAGGGGTTCCTGGGGTGCCGTGCCAGCCAGGCCTTCAGTGCCCCGGTGCTTTCCCGTGCTGCCGCTGCCTTCGCCCGGCCTGGCTCTGCGGGCAGCCCCAGCGGCACCTCATAGGGTGGGGAGACCtggaggggcagaggggtgTCAGGGTGGGACAGGGTGGGGGGGTAACACGGCCAgaggagagaggctgagagatGTAGGGGCTCCTACATCCCTTCGTGtgtgggagggagcagagctgtaTCCTTCCCCTCCTCGCTCTTTCCCATGTGGATCCTGAAGTGCTGGGGTGCAGGGTGGTgtgtgggggtgggggtgggcaggggaaTGCTGAGGAGGCACAGGGAACTCAGGACAGCAGATCCTCAGCCCCCACCCTAACCACCCTACAtagccccatcccagccctgggagggtCCCATGTCCCAGCCCTCCGGATCTGCAGCCCTGTACTTACCAGGGTCGTCAGGAGGCTCACGGGGGGTGGCAGGAGGCTGTACCCAGCCAGCATGGGGCAAGGGCAGGGGTAGGGGCAGGGCAGTAGGGCTTGAGGGGGTCCCTGCAGGGTCCCCCAAGGccccccacagctccccagcTCTTGTCCTGGGCTCCTCTTGCCCCGAGGTGCTGCcatgctgcaggagaggagctggggagctgctcccGGGCGTTTTATAGCTGCTGGGGTCCGCAGTGACTGACAGCTGATTAGGGGGTATTAGCACCCAcgagagcagcagcaggatctggGGCACCCAGTACCCCCCCGGCTACTGTTGGGCAGGGACTGGCAGGGACTGCCCTCCTTGCCTGCCTGCCACTGGCCAGGACCCTGTCTCCAGCCCCCCAACTCTGCACAGCCTACATGGCCCCCACGGATGGGGTGCAGTGGCACCCAGGGGCTGGTGCTTGGGACCCACGTGAGCTCCACAGCCACAGGGACACAACACACCTGGGGCTTTACTGCAGTGCCCAGAGCATCAGTCCTGCCCATGACCCCAGCCCTGACCTGGTCCTGAGGCTGGGGTCAGCAGAACCCCCCCATGCTGTGGAGGGCTGGGTTGGAGGGCCAGGGGCTGGTGGACTCATGCCTGGTGGGAGAACAAATCCCCATATTGCCCTATCCTGCTCCTCCTATGTCTTGGCCAGGTCCTCACCcaagccccagcactgccacgcCTGCCGCTGGATTCCCGGCAACAGAGCAGTGAAGGGAAAGGGTCTtgcagccccagggacagctggggatccctgcaggcactggggGGGCTCCTGTGGCTTGTGCAGAAGGGGCAGTGGGTGGGCACGGCAGTGGTGGGCAGCTGTGAGAGGGGCCCCAAGAGCCCACGACCCCCCGAACCACCCGCTCCTGCCGCCGCGCCTCCCTGCTAAGACTGGGATTATCCCACAGGTTGTATCCGTCATTAAATACCGACTAATAACGCTCTCAGGATATTAAATATGTAACAAACCCGCTTAGCGCTGGCCAGGACGGGAAGACGAAGGTCACCGGTGCTAATGAGCCTGGACGCACCCCTGGCTCCTCGCAGGCCCTGGCAACAGCAGAATGTCCCGGGGTTGATGTGCCAGTGCCGAGGGGTCCCAAGTCCCTGCACTGCCCCCATGGCCAgaccccagcagcacctggagctCCCAATAAGCATCAGCTGGTGTTCTGGTCCCGTCCATCCCACCGTGCCTGGTCTTGTGCCCTTGAGCAGCCCCAGGCGTGGAAGCCACAGGGCAGCTGAACACTGGTGCTGGCTGGGACCTGCCCTGGACACGGCCCTGCAAGTGGCCCCATAACCTTGTCCCCACAGGACTCCTCCAGCCCTAATCAGTGCCACAGATCCACTTGATTAGATAATGGGGCTGTAATCTAGGAAAGCGCCTGTGGATTGCTGTGGCAcaccctgaccctgcacagcacagctggagagggagggcCACGGCCAGCCGCCGGCACACACAGCTGGACACCGACTGAGCCATGGCCGGGCAGGCACAGCCACgcaccagcagcactgggcatGGACAAGGCCAGTGTGAAGGCAGTGGGACGGAGCCACAGTCGGGATGAAGccacagctgggacagagccACAGTCGGGATGgagccacagccagggctggtcAGCACAGGGGGCCACAcacacctccctgccctggtggTCGGGGGGGCCGGCCCACGCCCCCCACCCCTGCctgagcaggacagggagagcCCATCACAGTGCCCAGGGATTGCACTGCCCCGgtcccagagctgtggggaTTGGGCCTCACAGAGGCTCTCCCCGAGGCTGGGTGGTTCCcagcctttttccccctccGTGGATAATCAGTTTaatgcaggagcagagaactaAAACTCTGCGATTAGCTGTTATAATCGCATGTAAATACGCCCAGACAAGCCGCTCAGGAGGGCAGTGTGGGGCTCCGGACAGAGTTACACGGGATTTAGGCTGTTTACCACTCGATTAATTTCATGACTCCAGCCCCAAGCCCACCGCTGTCCCAGCTGCCCGGCTCACTTCCCAGGAGTCAAGGTCACTCGGGCGGGAGGCAGCTGATAGCCCAGAGCATCTGCCAGCAGTGACgggcccagcacagccctgggctctgggacccctgtgctgcagccccagaggATGTGCTGGGGAGACCGGGCTGTGCTGTCCCCGCTGGCCAGAGCCCAGACCCCCAGGCAGGCACACACCCAGGTCTCCATCCCTTTTTATTCATAAGCGTAGTCAAAGCTTGAGAATGTCACAGCTGAACCCCTCCCACAACCACCGACGGCCAACACCAGAGTCCATCCCctgttcagaagaaaaataagagcatcttccacctctgcctcctcctcctccttagGTTTCTCCAGTCCAGAGCCCTgttgctgcctgcctgcaggCTGGAGATGCCACGGGAGGGTCGGCTGCTGGCACAGTGGGACCACAGGCCCCATGGCTGTGGGGAGCACGTGGCTGTGGCTGCACACACCTCGCCTCTCACATCACACCACACAGCTGTGCTCAGCCCCACGgctcccccaggaccctcaTGTGCTGGCAGACACCGATCTGTATCTGCACACACAGACAATTCAGGATAAGGGGTTTCAGATCATCAAGTGCAACAGGCAAAGAGACCGTCCACACACGggctgcccctgcagctgctgagcagtCTCTGGGGGGATGCACAGGACCCCACTGGCACGGGGCCGAGCGGCAACGTGTCCATGTCTGTGCCGCTCCGGCTCGGGCGTGTCCCTCGCGGCCCCGACGCAATAAGGCAActgctggctggggctgctgccgGCGTGGCCACCTGCCCAGCGCggtgctcagccctgcccagtgcTACTCTGCCAGCGTGATCACGTCGTAGTGGATGCCCGGCTGCAGTTGATGGATCTGCTCGGCCGCCGCCTCAGTGCTGAAGACGCCCTGGGCCTGGGCCATCGCTGCATCTGCCACTGCTGCAAGGAAAGGGGGGTCAGCACCACCTTGCAGGgtcccccctcctgctcccggGGAAGGGACACACGGCCACCTCGCTCCTGTGGGGCTCATGCTCTGTGGAGCAGGGAGCCCAGCTCTGGTTAACTCTGTTCTGGAACTGACAGGCTCGGATCAGCAAAGATCCACCCTCGGACACCACAGTTGGCAGCAGAACAGCAATCCAGGCTCACCTTCCCAGTCCTCCCGCCCAGGGCCACTGCACAGCTCCCTGACAGCCCCAACCACTGTTGCTGGCAGGACTGGCACCCCAGGCCCTGGGAGGACCAGTCCATTCAGCCCAGGGCCCTGCTCCTACCTGAGACAGCTGAGTGTGCCGCTGcttccagctgtgcctgggtgacgagctgctgctcaggtgaCACGGGCATGTACTGGATCTGCACAGGGAAGAACAGGGAAGGCCTGAGGGAAGGGgctcttctgcagctgctctcgCCACAGTCGCTGCATTGAGGTACCAGCCCATGAGCACCGTTTCACATCGCCCTCTCCAGGCAGGCTCAGGGATCACCTCAcagcagcccctccagctcctgcctggccccTTACCTGTGACTCCGGGAGGAACTGGCTGCCCTGCTCATACTGGATGTGGGTGATCTGACCATCCTGTACCTGGGGACAAGCAGTGAGGCTGCATTAGGGCTGTGACTGTCCAGGCCCCCAACAAAGCTGTGACCGGAACTGAGTAAGCTGGAGGGGGCCCAAGggagctcagccccacacatgGCACCCTATCAGCCCCACCCACTGGGTGAAGGGAGTGGACAGCCTGAAGCTCACCTGGATGTGATGTCCCTCTGGGACAACAACATACTCCTGAGGAAGCAAGTGTGGGACGCCTTCCTGGGCAATAATGTATTGAACCTGCAAACACAGGAATTCAGACCCAGGAAAGATCACCACTGCCCATCCCCCACCACCACGGGGCTGGATCTGTCTGTCTCCTGTGCCTGTTTTCACCACCCCAGTGGCTCCAGCTCTCCCTACTGACCCCTGTTGTCCCCACTGCCACCAGTTCTCCCAGCTCCCACTTGGCAGAGTCCCCTGTCCGTGGGCCGTGTCCTCTCACCTGGTTGTCAGCGGTCACTAAGTGCTGTACTGTCTGCCCGTCTGCAGTCGTGATCTCCTGGATGTAGGCTGCCTCCTCCTGCAAGGTCAGTAAGTGCCCCATGTGGTCAGGGGGGCTGGGCCTGGCTGCAGTCTCCTGAGAGGGAGGTTGAGGCCAAGGGATCCGACTCACCTGGCTGGTGACGCTCTGCTCCTGTGTGACAAGGatgtgttcctgtcccagggctTGCTGCAGCCTCTCAGGAGCCAGCACGGCCTGGCCggcctgcagagctgctgcaatgcagagagagctgctggggacaccagtggggacactgccagggctgcccaTGGCCCCACTCCCCAGaggctgctcctggccctgaCCCAactcagccctgcctggcccACGGGCTGGGTGAATCCTGCACAGGGTTCTGGCTGCAGGACACCTGCAGGTCAGTCCTGGTCACAGGGACACGTCTTACTGTGCAGGGTGGCCAGGGTGTCCTCATCACTGTTCAGGATGATGgtctgctgggcagcagcaggccCTGGCCTCTTCCCCTCAGAGCTGTGCAAACGCTGTGTGTGGAACTTGAGGTGCCCATTACGGTTGAACCTAtgggaggagcagagcaagcTGGAGTTTGCCACAGGACCCTGTGCTCTCTGAGACACAGGCCACAGGCACATCCTACAACATGGCCCATCCCAGTTCCTAGCATGTTCCCATCAGTGCCCAGGTACTGAACCTCCCCATGCAGAGCTTCCTTGGGGATGAAGCTGAGTccacctgcagcaggaattGTTCCAAGGGCAGAGTCCCCTCTaacaggggctgctgctggggaagggctggagcagtgAGCTCTGCCAAGATCCTGTCTCTCCTCTTGAACCTTGCAGAACTCTGTGGGATCTCCCAAAGCAGGAACAGCCCTGTTGCATCACTCACCTCTGCCCACAGACGTGGCACGCGAAGGGCTTCTCGTTGGTGTGGGTCAGCATGTGCCTGCGCAGGTCCTTCTTGTTCTTGGAGGCAAAGCTGCAGTGGGGGCACTTGTGTGGCCGGAGACTGGCGTGCTGGACCATGTGGCTCTGGGACAGGACAACAAGAGTTAGGACAGAAACACCGTTTTCCCAAACCCcttgttcccagggctgctctgtgccaggcaACCTACCCGGACCTCCGGCCAGAGCGTGGCAGTGAAGTTACAGTCGGGACACTTGAAGGTGCTGTGCCCAATGTGGGCTCTCTTGTGACTCTCCATCTCCGCTCTCCCTGTGAACATGGCTGTGCAAATCTTGCATGAAAACTTTTTGGCTGTGGAAATCTTGCACGAGAGCTTCTTGCCTGTGGAAACTTTGCACGAGAGCTTCTTGGCCATGCCTTGGAGTACAGGCCACTTGATCTTTGTGGATGAGACTTCCTGCCCCTCGGAGGCTGGGGATAAAGATGAGTCCTTCTGGAGCTGCCTGGTGACACACTGCACCAGGGGCCACTTGACGCCGGTGGGCTGAGCCTCCTGGCCGTCCACAGGTGAGGGAACTGCAGCATCCCCactgaggggctgtgggagaaATACCAGTCACACCTGCTCACACTGCTGCCCAGGATGGGGAGCAGGCTCAGCTCCTTACCTCCACAGTCTGGAACTGGCTCCCTGGGACACTGGATGACATGATGTAATGATTGTTATGGTCCTTCAGAGCCTCCTCCGTCATCACAGTCCCGCTCACCACAACTGCATGGGAGGTCTCCACAGGGCTCTCCTCCTCACTGATGGAGAGGACAAGGTCAGAGAggccctgcctcctcctcatcATCACTTAAAGCCTCCTCACTGGAGAGCAGAAGTGCCTCCACCTCCCCGCTCCTCCCTTACAGCTGACCTGTACAGCGTGCCAGGGGCCTGGATCTCCTCACTGATGGGTGCAATGATGCTGTACTCTGCTGTCCCGCCAAAGGGGATGGTGATCTGCTGCAGCTCCGAGCCACCCAGGCTTGCCTCCCTGTAAGCCTCCTGCACCAGTGTCTGCCCAGGCTCTGCCATGTGCAGCATCACcaatttctgctgctgctgctcctttgaGTCCACCtttgcctcctcctcctgtgcctgtGGCTCACAGGGGCCTGGTGTCTCTCCTGGGTCATCTGGCTTCACCACTGCCACCTGTGTGAGACAGCGGCTCAGCTGAGGGGAGCAAGGCTCTGCAAGACACCCCTGTAGAGGAACAGGGTTGGGAAGCCTCCCTTTGCCACCCCCAGCAGGTCTGGCCTTCTCAGCCCTGCTCACCTGCAGTGAGCCTGTGGCCAGCTCTCGCTGGGCGCTCATGTTCAGCAGCAGATCCAGGGCTGTCTGTGTGGCCAGCTCTGCTGATCCAGCCACATCTGAGGGGGCGGATGGGAAGAGTCAGGTAGGTGCTCGCCCACCTCCTccccattccaaccccttcccGGGAACTCACTGACCTTGTTCGTAGATGATGGTGGCCCCTTCCAGGGAACTCTGTGAGAGGACAGGGGGTTCTGCTCCTGTGACGGCCTGGACCGTGTGGCAGGTGAGGGGGCCAAGAGGCGCCTGCATGAGAGAGGGAGCTGACAGCATGGCAGGTAGTGAGCACTGGGAGGAGCCGGGGCCGGGCACGGCACTCACCGGTGGGCTGGCCTCCGGCTCAGCTGGTGCCTgcacctggctgtgctgctgcttcagctccTCGATCTGCTGCAGGGTGAAGaaggggcggcggcggcagggCGGCTCCTCGGGGTGCCGCTGTGCCCACTCCTCGAAGGAGTCTGCGTGGCGGCACTGCACGTGCAGGCGTAGGTTCTTCTTGTGCTTGGTGGTGAAGTGACAGAACTCGCAAGCAAACGGCTTTCCTCCTGCAGGGCCCGGGAGGGGCAGTCAGGCACAGGGTTCCCAAGAGatggcagggagagcaggcaggctCTGACCTTCTCCGGGAGAAGGGGGGGTGCAGGACATTGGGCTCCTCTCACCTGTGTGCTTGACTGCCATGTGCGAGACCAGGAAGTCCTCCCGGAAGGTGGAATACTTGCAGATGCTGCACTTGTAGGGCTTGTCATTCATGTGTGACAGCTGGTGGTTCAGAAGGATCTTCTTGTCCTCGCAGACGTAGTCACAGAACTCACACTTGAACCTGCCAGGATAAAGCTGCCTGTCacaggggctgagggggagTGGGACACGGGCTCTGCCAGGGCACGCCGTGGGCTGTGCCGGGCTCCCACCTGCGGTTGGCGATGGCCTGGATGTGTGTCAGCAGGTGCATCTTGAAGGTGTAGCGCTTCTTAAAGGACTTCCCACACTGTGGCGGaacaaaacagagcagtgttcacctcctgcccagccccacctgctgccagcccctccccaggctgTCTCCCTCACCTTGTCACACATGTGAGgcttctctgtgctgtgtgtcTTCATGTGCTGCGTAAGCCTCTTCTGCATGGGGTAGACACGGTTGCAGACGGGGCACGGGAAGGAGTTCAGCTTTGGTGGCTGGATGGAGAGCATGAAGATGAGCTCACCTGGACAGGCTCACCAGTTTCCTTACCCTCTCCCCCACTGCAGGACCTGGGCTTCCTCAAGAGATCCAGAAACAATGCCCTCAACAAGGCACTGAGAATTTGTGGAAGACCCAGATGTGCCTCTTCCCATATAACAGTGCTGAGAAACAAGCCAACAGAGTACTCAAACTCACCGGATCAGCTCTCTTCttcctaaaaaaagaaagaagaaaagccccGTGTGTGAGCCACACCCCAAGTCTGAGCCGCCTTGTATCCAGACACCAAAACTCTCCTATTTGGAAAGGGCCAGAGGtcaggggaaggggcagccacGGCTGCCCTCTCAGGGCAGGAGGAACAGTGTCAGTGCGATTCAGTCCCCAGGACTGTGCTTCCCTCACCTGTCCCGGCTGTGCACCGTGGAGTGCCGGATGACATCCTTCTTGTACACACTGGTGTAATTGCACTCCTCACACTTGTAGGGCTTGCTGCCCACGTGGTTGAACATGTGCTCCTGTAAGAAGCAGAACAGGGCCGTGAGACCTGGGGCTGCCAGGCACCCTCGTGGATTTGGAGCAGGGCAGACGGAGCTCACCTTGAGGGAGGACCAGCGCCGGGAGCGGTAGCTGCACTGCAGACACTTGAAGAGCTGCGGGTCGTTGGCCTCGTGCGAGTTGACGTGGAAGCGCAGATCGTCGTGTGTGAGGAACCGCGAGCCGCAGATCCGGCACAGGTACGGCCGCATCAGGGGCTTGGGGGACTTGTAGTAGTACCTGCAGAAACAGGAGCGGGACTCAGAGCTGTGGTGGCCAATGGGCTGGACCAGCCCTGGGCAGAGGCCAGAGGGCCCAGCACACCTCCCTCACCTGCGCCCCATGTACTTGCGGTATTTCTTGCCCAGGAAGCGGCGGGAGGGCCGCCCGCGCCGCCGAGGGACGACGTCTGCCTCCTCAGCACCCGCGTTGGAGGAAGGGTCCTTGTTCTCGGAGTCGGACTGGCTGATGCTTGGCTCTGCCAGGCTCTCACCCGTCCCATTCTCCAGGCCAGAGGAACTGGCTGCCTCCGAGTTCTGCAGCTCACGGCTCAGTGTGCCTTGGGACGTCACCAGGGGTTCcacctcccctcctgctccacagaGCACAGCACGGCTCGGTCACACCCCCGCTGTTGGCTCCAGGAGCTTGTGcacccctccctgctccagcactgctgttgcctccctcctccctcacctTCTGGCACATCCTGAGGCATGTTCTCCAGGCGAGGGAGCTTGCGGGGTCTCCCCGGGCGTCGGCGCGGCCTCTCCTCGCTGGACGTGGGGACAGTGCGGCCGTACTTGGGCTGTCGCCCCCGTGGCTCATCCTCAGCTGGGTTGTAGTCACTGTCCTCTGCAGGCAAGTGCCCCAAAATGTCAGACCGAGAAGAGACTAAGCTACTTAAGATGTGGGGAGAGCAAGTCCTACCTTCAGGGTCATCAATAGCACCAGCATCCATGATATCATCATCTTCTTCTTCTggggcctcctcctcctccgtcTTTGGAGCAGCTCCCCCTTTTCGTGGTCGCCCTTTTTTCAAAGCCAGAGCTGAACCCACTGTCACAGAGAACAGGGAGAAAGCTCTTTTACCAGACTGTGTGCCAGAACAGGCCCTTATGCTCCAACTCCTCCCTTGTTTCTTCcccagagagcagagcctgTCTGCAGCAAGGTAAATTTCTCTCAGCCCTTGGCACTCACCTGGCTGGAAGTGACGTTCTTTCATGTGGTTAATCAGCGTTTTCTTGGAGACACTCTTGTACTGACACATCTTGCACTTGAACTGctgcaccaccaccacctccatcATCTCCTCCAGGGTCTCCATGTCTGGCTGGTCCAGCTCCTCCCCACCATCCGTCTCTTGACCCTGCTCTGGCTTTATGGACAGCTCCACCACTTCCAACTGTTTGGATGGGCCTGAAGGGCCAGGCTGCTCAAGGCACGTGGAGGTAGGTCCATCAGCAACAGCTTCTATCACCAAACTATTGGTCAGAGCAGATGTGGCCACCTGGGACACCATGGGAGCACCTGAAACACCAAAAACCCGCTCAGCCCAGGGGCAGACCGTCACTTGCATCCAGGGCTGTACCCGCactgggggcacagggctgaACACAAGCTCAGGGATGGCTCCTGACAGGACTGTGGAACAGGTGCCGAGGCAGATCCAGCTGGGATGCCCCCTCCAGGCCCCACTCCAGTGGCACAGGCTCACAGACAGACCCACCCACACAaacagcccaggttgctccctCACCATCATCAGGGCCTTGCAGAATGAGGTACTGGGTGGTCTCTGCCCCTCCATCCTCCGCACTGGTCACGGCAatgcagcctggcagggagagcagagaggtgaCTGCCAGACCCCAGGGCCACTGGGGCTCACTggggctctcccagctcagACACAAGCAAGAAGGTGTGAGAAGGGTCTGGCTCCCTGAATGGAGCCTGTCTGGGCTGAAGGAGCAGCTGTCCAGCAGCACGAGCTCCTTGTCAAACCCTCCAGCTACCACTTCTACTGCAGAGAAAACCCTGCTGACCTCTTAGACTCGATCTTAAGATGTtttttccaaccctaatgattccATGTCCATATTTCCCCCCACTTCCCGAgttctggcacagcagcagctccctcccagccccccaggGCTATCTCCAGGTGGGAGCACACACTCACTCTGGATGATGTCCGGCCCGATCGTGGACTCAATGATTTTGTCAATGGCAGAGCCCAGGTCCGAGGAAGTGGATGCAGTGGAGTCTGACACGACTGTGGCTCCATCAGTGACCACACTGGAGTGGACCAGGACTTGTGGGGACTCTGACACCATGATGGACTGGCTCACAGTGGAGACACTGGAGACCAAGGTGGATTGGGCGATGGAGGATGAGTCTGGCAGGTAAACCCGGGGAACGACATCTGTGCTGGAGCTACTCTCCGAGACCTCTTCCTGGTAGAAGAAAAATAgtccagctcagctcagctcagctcagctgagaCACCTTTGCCAGACCAAGCCCCTGGGGCAGCCAACATATGCAAATGACCCGGTGTATCACTGCAGAACTGCCAGGAAAGGCACCAGAGCAAATCCTTTGGTACCGACAAGGACCTGGACTTCCAAGGCTGTCCTTGCTACCAAGGGGAGTCCTGCTGCTCAGACCGGCAAGTACACACGGGATCAGAGGTGTAACAGAGCCTGCCGAGGCCGTAGAGCTCAGTCTGCCAGAAACGCCCAGAGAAACCCCCAGGAACCAGAACCACGGCCGCCACCCCGGCTCCTACCAAGGAGACCCCGCTGCTGTCAGAGCTCTGCCCCACGCCGGAGTCATCGGCGCGGGAGAGGGaccccggccccgcggcggcgTCGGTGCTGTCCGCCGACACGGCGTCCGAACTCCCGACGCCCAGCCCGCTCTCGGTGGGCTCCTCCTGCGCCTCCTGTGGGGCCGCGTCGCTGCTGCTCTCCACCGCATTCTCCTCCATGCCCGCCCTGCCGGGGCCCGCTACGCTCGACCTGCGGGGGGACCGCCGCTGTCagggccgccgccgccgcccgctccccgccggcTCCAGCCCCCTCGGGGGTCCCGGATgggcgggcgcggggccccGGAGAGGCCGCGGGTCCAtcccggggggtcccggcgCCGCCCGGTGCCCCGGTCCCGTCatgccccgcggccccgccgggccctCGGCCGCCATCTTTGCCGCGGGGTCCCCCCCGCCGCCTCCGCGCGCGCGCACacggcggggcggccccggtGCCGCCGGGGCGGGGAAGCCGCCACCGCGCCGGGGAGAGGGGGCCCCGCcaccgccgcccgcccg is part of the Chiroxiphia lanceolata isolate bChiLan1 chromosome 17, bChiLan1.pri, whole genome shotgun sequence genome and encodes:
- the ZNF335 gene encoding zinc finger protein 335 isoform X1; translated protein: MEENAVESSSDAAPQEAQEEPTESGLGVGSSDAVSADSTDAAAGPGSLSRADDSGVGQSSDSSGVSLEEVSESSSSTDVVPRVYLPDSSSIAQSTLVSSVSTVSQSIMVSESPQVLVHSSVVTDGATVVSDSTASTSSDLGSAIDKIIESTIGPDIIQSCIAVTSAEDGGAETTQYLILQGPDDGAPMVSQVATSALTNSLVIEAVADGPTSTCLEQPGPSGPSKQLEVVELSIKPEQGQETDGGEELDQPDMETLEEMMEVVVVQQFKCKMCQYKSVSKKTLINHMKERHFQPVGSALALKKGRPRKGGAAPKTEEEEAPEEEDDDIMDAGAIDDPEEDSDYNPAEDEPRGRQPKYGRTVPTSSEERPRRRPGRPRKLPRLENMPQDVPEGGEVEPLVTSQGTLSRELQNSEAASSSGLENGTGESLAEPSISQSDSENKDPSSNAGAEEADVVPRRRGRPSRRFLGKKYRKYMGRRYYYKSPKPLMRPYLCRICGSRFLTHDDLRFHVNSHEANDPQLFKCLQCSYRSRRWSSLKEHMFNHVGSKPYKCEECNYTSVYKKDVIRHSTVHSRDRKKRADPPPKLNSFPCPVCNRVYPMQKRLTQHMKTHSTEKPHMCDKCGKSFKKRYTFKMHLLTHIQAIANRRFKCEFCDYVCEDKKILLNHQLSHMNDKPYKCSICKYSTFREDFLVSHMAVKHTGGKPFACEFCHFTTKHKKNLRLHVQCRHADSFEEWAQRHPEEPPCRRRPFFTLQQIEELKQQHSQVQAPAEPEASPPAPLGPLTCHTVQAVTGAEPPVLSQSSLEGATIIYEQDVAGSAELATQTALDLLLNMSAQRELATGSLQVAVVKPDDPGETPGPCEPQAQEEEAKVDSKEQQQQKLVMLHMAEPGQTLVQEAYREASLGGSELQQITIPFGGTAEYSIIAPISEEIQAPGTLYSSEEESPVETSHAVVVSGTVMTEEALKDHNNHYIMSSSVPGSQFQTVEPLSGDAAVPSPVDGQEAQPTGVKWPLVQCVTRQLQKDSSLSPASEGQEVSSTKIKWPVLQGMAKKLSCKVSTGKKLSCKISTAKKFSCKICTAMFTGRAEMESHKRAHIGHSTFKCPDCNFTATLWPEVRSHMVQHASLRPHKCPHCSFASKNKKDLRRHMLTHTNEKPFACHVCGQRFNRNGHLKFHTQRLHSSEGKRPGPAAAQQTIILNSDEDTLATLHTALQAGQAVLAPERLQQALGQEHILVTQEQSVTSQEEAAYIQEITTADGQTVQHLVTADNQVQYIIAQEGVPHLLPQEYVVVPEGHHIQVQDGQITHIQYEQGSQFLPESQIQYMPVSPEQQLVTQAQLEAAAHSAVSAVADAAMAQAQGVFSTEAAAEQIHQLQPGIHYDVITLAE